One segment of Triticum aestivum cultivar Chinese Spring chromosome 2A, IWGSC CS RefSeq v2.1, whole genome shotgun sequence DNA contains the following:
- the LOC123189925 gene encoding elongation factor G-2, chloroplastic — translation MAAEALPRAAAPARRPSVAAASASRLLLGHRPFLAPSASRFAAGRAAVAGPAASLRPRPRRPRLSVVAMAGNDRQVPLEDYRNIGIMAHIDAGKTTTTERILYYTGRNYKIGEVHEGTATMDWMEQEQERGITITSAATTAVWDKHRINIIDTPGHVDFTLEVERALRVLDGAICLFDSVAGVEPQSETVWRQADKYGVPRICFVNKMDRLGANFFRTRDMIVANLGAKPLVIQLPIGSEDNFQGVVDLIRMKAIVWTGEELGAQFSYQDIPADLEELAQDYRLQMIETIVELDDEAMEGYLEGKEPDEATVKRLIRKGTIGASFVPILCGSAFKNKGVQPLLDAVVDYLPSPLDLPPMKGTDPDDPELILERRPSDDEPFSGLAFKIMTDPYVGSLTFVRIYSGKLIAGSYVLNSNKDKKERIGRLLEMHANSKEDITVAVTGDIVALAGLKDTITGETLCDPDNLVVLERMEFPDPVIKVAIEPKTKADADKMANGLIKLAQEDPSFHFSRDEETNQTVIEGMGELHLDIIVDRLKREFKVEANVGAPQVNYRESISKIAEIQYVHKKQSGGSGQFADIIVRFEPMEAGSGYEFKSEIKGGAVPKEYVPGVMKGIEESLPNGVLAGYPVVDLRAVLVDGSYHDVDSSVLAFQIAARGAFREGLRKAGPRLLEPIMRVEVITPEEHLGDVIGDLNSRRGQVNSFGDKPGGLKVVDAFVPLAEMFQYVSTLRGMSKGRASYTMQLAKFDVVPQHIQNQLSAAKEEAAA, via the exons ATGGCCGCCGAGGCACTCCCGCGGGCCGCCGCGCCGGCGCGCCGGCCGTCCGTGGCCGCCGCTTCCGcctcgcgcctcctcctcggccaccGCCCCTTCCTCGCGCCGTCCGCGTCCCGCTTCGCCGCCGGGCGCGCCGCGGTGGCCGGCCCGGCCGCcagcctccgcccgcgcccgcgcaggCCGCGCCTCTCGGTCGTCGCCATGGCCGGCAATG ATCGCCAAGTGCCTTTGGAGGATTACCGCAATATTGGTATTATGGCTCATATAGATGCTGGGAAAACAACAACTACAGAGCGCATTCTGTATTACACTGGAAGGAACTACAAAATTGGTGAGGTTCATGAGGGAACAGCCACAATGGATTGGATGGAGCAAGAACAGGAGAGAGGAATAACCATTACATCTGCAGCAACAACTGCCGTCTGGGACAAGCATAGAATTAACATTATTGACACTCCTGGGCACGTCGATTTCACTCTTGAGGTTGAACGTGCTCTCAGGGTGTTGGATGGTGCCATATGTCTCTTTGACAGTGTCGCTGGGGTAGAGCCACAATCTGAAACTGTGTGGCGCCAAGCAGATAAGTACGGAGTTCCAAGAATATGTTTTGTAAACAAAATGGATCGCCTTGGAGCTAACTTCTTTAGAACTAGGGACATGATAGTGGCAAATTTGGGTGCAAAACCTTTGGTGATACAGTTGCCGATTGGTTCAGAGGACAATTTCCAAGGAGTTGTTGATCTAATAAGAATGAAGGCTATTGTATGGACAGGGGAGGAACTCGGTGCACAATTTTCATACCAAGACATACCTGCTGATCTCGAAGAGTTGGCTCAAGACTATAGACTTCAGATGATCGAAACTATTGTTGAATTGGATGATGAAGCTATGGAGGGCTATCTAGAAGGAAAGGAACCGGATGAGGCGACTGTGAAGAGATTAATCAGAAAAGGAACAATAGGTGCCAGCTTTGTCCCCATTTTATGTGGTTCAGCCTTCAAAAACAAGGGTGTCCAGCCATTGCTTGATGCTGTTGTTGATTACTTGCCATCACCACTTGACCTGCCACCAATGAAGGGTACTGACCCAGATGACCCGGAATTGATTCTTGAAAGACGTCCAAGTGATGATGAACCATTTTCTGGGTTAGCTTTCAAGATCATGACTGATCCATATGTGGGGTCACTAACGTTTGTCCGCATATACTCAGGGAAGCTGATCGCTGGTTCATACGTTCTCAATTCAAACAAAGATAAGAAGGAAAGAATTGGAAGGCTTCTAGAGATGCATGCAAACAGTAAGGAGGATATAACAGTTGCGGTGACAGGTGACATAGTAGCTCTTGCTGGTCTGAAAGATACTATTACTGGTGAAACACTCTGTGACCCAGATAATCTTGTAGTGCTTGAGCGTATGGAATTTCCTGATCCTGTCATTAAGGTTGCTATTGAACCAAAGACCAAAGCTGATGCTGATAAAATGGCAAATGGACTGATAAAGCTTGCTCAGGAAGATCCATCCTTCCACTTCTCTAGAGACGAGGAAACCAACCAGACAGTTATTGAAGGAATGGGAGAATTACACCTTGACATCATTGTAGACAGATTAAAGAGAGAGTTCAAG GTTGAGGCAAATGTTGGAGCTCCTCAAGTCAACTACCGTGAAAGTATTTCCAAAATTGCAGAGATTCAGTATGTCCACAAAAAGCAGTCTGGTGGTTCAGGGCAGTTTGCAGATATTATTGTGCGGTTTGAACCTATGGAGGCTGGAAGTGGGTATGAATTCAAGAGTGAAATAAAGGGAGGGGCAGTGCCAAAAGAATACGTACCAGGCGTGATGAAGGGGATTGAAGAAAGCTTGCCCAACGGTGTCCTTGCTGGTTACCCAGTTGTGGATCTACGAGCAGTGCTGGTTGATGGTTCCTACCACGATGTTGATTCAAGTGTCCTTGCCTTCCAAATTGCAGCCAGGGGTGCCTTCCGTGAAGGATTGAGGAAAGCTGGCCCACGACTCCTGGAACCTATAATGAGGGTTGAAGTGATTACCCCTGAGGAGCATTTGGGTGATGTTATTGGTGACTTGAACTCTAGAAGAGGACAAGTTAACAGCTTCGGAGATAAGCCAGGTGGACTTAAG GTGGTTGATGCTTTCGTGCCGCTGGCCGAGATGTTCCAGTATGTCAGCACTCTGAGGGGAATGTCCAAGGGGCGCGCGTCATACACAATGCAGCTTGCCAAGTTCGACGTTGTCCCACAGCATATCCAGAACCAGCTTTCTGCGGCAAAAGAGGAAGCTGCTGCTTAA
- the LOC123185776 gene encoding uncharacterized protein has translation MATSTKATQLQPATSSSSLGVSFSGLMENKGAAAVPEKEAQAQAPASSSTCFKWTMGEGATLMERAKDQYRQFTEAQASEHWECIKNTVSSMFAEPIPFFGGGAAKDHGSSSSNSSPPPVESQ, from the coding sequence ATGGCCACCAGCACCAAAGCAACGCAACTACAACCGGCGACATCGTCTTCTTCGCTTGGCGTCAGTTTTTCGGGCCTGATGGAGAACAAGGGGGCGGCAGcggtgccggagaaggaggcgcaAGCGCAAGCGCCGGCGTCGTCGTCGACGTGCTTCAAGTGGACGATGGGGGAGGGCGCGACGCTCATGGAGCGGGCCAAGGACCAGTACAGGCAGTTCACGGAGGCGCAGGCGAGCGAGCACTGGGAGTGCATCAAGAACACGGTCAGCTCCATGTTCGCCGAGCCCATCCCCTTCTTCGGCGGAGGCGCCGCCAAGGACCACggctccagcagcagcaacagctcgccGCCGCCTGTCGAGTCGCAGTAG